caacaacaataaaaaaattagagataTTCCAAACATGAATTGAAGTATATTCAAGAGAttcattaaaaaatagaatattgATAGCACAAATACAAACTGAGGTCAGAGTTAGAATAGAACAACTCAAGTGCACAAAAATAACTCATATATACAGTTGTAAATAGGAGTGTTCTAGGTTAGGTTATAGTTTTGATTCAATCGTTCAGTtattaatcatgaaaataaaattaatagacAAGGTGTGAAATAAAAAACCAATTTAATTAGGAAATAAGCATATGCCAACTTTACTTGTTGTAATGTACTTTTTcctttgaaattaaatttcactaacataggagaaaattaaatgaaaacaaGTAGAGCAAACTACTAAATCATGCCTCCAAATTGATTCCATTAAATCCCGTAATATAATTCTTCTGTCCCTTAACTTATTATCTGCATCAAACCTTTTTTTTCACCATAAacctggctagtgatattgtttaAACTAGGTCTAGACTGAGAAGGTTTTATAATATGTCACTCAAATGTTAGGTCTGCTTACTTATAAACTCcctcatataaaatatatgtatataattctACATTGCCTTTTCCCATCAAATAATGACCTAATCCGCAAATGATACAGTCAATTTTGATTCTAAACTAGTACAACTTTAAAACGCGACACTAAAGTGTAGGATCTACTTCCTTATCAGGTGTTTTTGTCGGTGTGAGCTTCTTATCCACACAAACAATCTTTATTATGGATTCAACATAATCACTAAGGTTTGTTCAACCATATAAAATTTTCCTAAGAATTGCCCCATGACATGAGATTTGCCTAAACCTAGCAAAGAAGGTTGCTCCACCTTATCAGATTTATGTAAACTCAGTTAACATTCATCTCGCATCGATACGGTTGACACAAAAGTGAATCTAATATGATCTGTAACAGTCTAATCCACATGTGCTATTGTTCTATTTGAGCCTAAAATTACACAACTTCAAAACGCATTGTTTAAGTATAATATCACCTTACTTATATACTTAATATCCATCTTTTGTTCTGACAGTGTGATAGTTCTTATCCTATATTTGGGGTAACACATAAAACCTCTTTTCTGATTTCCGATAGCAAATTAAAtctctttttattcttaatacTTTATTCTTATAAATgatctattaaaaaatatttgaacaagtgattcaaaataaaataaaaaacataagcTTAATGGTTGGTCATACAAACCTAGAGtctatatagaatataacaatTTGTCTGCAAAATAGAAGATTTTGCGCATTTTGAGATATACTTTCATTGGACAATAGTCCTAAACCAGTATAAGCACATTCAACACAAACTCAACAACTAGTTCAAACATAAATATCATGCATATTTTTTTCACCAACTTAACAACTaattgaaatcaaataaaagacTCAGCATATTGTTTTCAACTAATAATAGACTCTCATATAAAGTAAATAAGGATTTAAATGGCTATTTTATCTCCAAAGAAACAAAATTTGCCCTCTTTTTCATATTCATCAGAGTTTTTGATCAAGGagcttcttcttcctcttcctcttcctcttcctcttcctcttcgtcttcctcttcttcttcctctccttcttcttcctcttcctcttcctcttcctcttcctcttcctcctccctcctcctcctcctcctccttctgcttcttcttcttcttcttcttcttcttcttcttcttcttcttcttcttcttcctcagcCTTCTCTATTTCATTACAATATCCTCCATATTGCTGCTGCCAGTAGAGCAAATTCAGTTGCCTACTAAACTGATAAATCTCACATGTCATTCCAAGATGTAAGCTTTTACAATGGACACAAAAAAGGTTCCAACATTTAGGACATGCCCTAATTGGATATTCCTGTTGATCATCAATCAGTTTACCCATACAATCCATATAAGGGCAATCAATAACTACTGGTGAAGCAAAAACTTTCATTACTCGACTGACATCTCTTACTCGAATAAGAAAATCAATCGGCATTATCAAATCAATATCCAAAATTTCCTTGCAATAATAAGCAGGACACCTTATAGCAACCTCGTGGATAATCTCATTGATATTTTTACCTATATAATCTTGTATGCATTCTACCGCAGTAACGATGATTGCAATTAGTGCCCGATATCATTGTGTCTGGCAACGGAAAGACATCTTCACATATTTCACAAAATCTACATGAAGAGTCCCCATTTTTATGGTTAATTGAATCTAGAATATAAGAATACTCAATCTCCATAGGGTTTTTACCAACACCGAGATTAGAGCTTGATTCAAAATCCTTACCAGAATAAAACTGAGCTGAGTAAAAGAGAATTGTCTGCAAGTTGATATCATCATCTCCGCTTTTGTGGCCATTGTCATTTTCAGCCATAGCGATGACAACAGAATTCAGCGAGGTAGGATCAACTTTTGACATCGTTGGCTCCAGCAGATCTCTGAATTTTGTGTCTTCTACGGAGTCTTCGGAAATTCTTCGTCCATCTTGATGATGAACAACCTTTGTTCTCGATCTTTGGATTCGGACGCAAGAATTTGGATATGATAGTGCACTTCATTTTGCCGTCACTCGAaccctaaatttaagaaaatcaatAGGGGAGGAGATAAAAGCTTTAAACGCCTGGCCGATTACAATTCCAATAATGGTACGATGCTTTAGGGTGGCGAGATTCATCTTTTATGAGATTAAAGATTAAAAGATGGGATACTTTTGGAATCTGTCGTAAGGGAAAACGATGATGAAAGAACACTTTAAGATTTATCTATGCTCAGCCAATCTCTGAGGTGAGGGTAAAGACAGGAATTCTTTTTCATCTTCCCTGTCAAAGTCGTCGTCTTCTCTTtcccattatatatatatatatatataNATAggtaaataaaattaatttaacgcgtaaattttttaaaaaaaattaaactatgttactttaaatttaatttatttcaaataaaaaaatatatcaaaaattttaaaattaagctACAGAGTAATAATTAGCTttgaaaaaacagaaaattcatTTAGAATGAAATCACTTTATGCTTCAAGATTTCACGAATCTCTCAGGATTAACAATGAGacatgaaaaattaataatagaACCGAATgagttttcttttaaaaagaaattctatATGGAGcgtttttcacttttaaaagttttataaataaaaattaaaataaataggaTTTACttattaactttaaattaaataattacttttatattttattaaaaatttcaatgaacagaaaaaaaattgaaagtcaAATTGATTAAAAGATCAATTGACtactaaaattttatgttttaatataGGGATAATTGTAGtgaatgacaaactaataaaggTAATTATATGTAGTAACTTTCCTTTCAGTTATTCCCTTTAAAGGGCAAAGTAGGGCTCAATTTGCTATAGTAGGGTCCACCGAATCGTATAAAATTTTCTCTGAAAACAAAACCCTCTTTTGTCTGTTTCCGCTTCATATTATacaatctcttcttcatttcttcaatTTCTCCTTAATATTCTCctcaaattcaatttcaaattttcaacttCTCTAGCATGTCTTTGCGGTTtactaaaatatttcaaaaattttaggtACCGCATAAAAAATCAtctcattttatcaatttttgttaattttttttttcaatttcttcaaaCTATTTTTTCACTGCACTTTATAATCCCTTTGACCCCAAAATACAAAGCGGCTCTACCAACTCACCAATTGTCACCTGACTAGtatcaaattcatcaatttcatcgTTGCTAATAGATATAACCATACCACTCTTCTGATTTGAACTTCCACACAGTTCATCTGATACTACTTCTATTATCTAGTTTGATTATATACAGTAGATAGTTGTTAAACAAATTTACAGCCTTTTTAATCATGATATAAACTCTAACACCCATGTCATTGTGAATCAACATGGGTGTGTTgctttcttcaattttatactcaattttgagttttttcacATTTGTATCAATTCCTAGTTGCATTGCAATGACATTATACAACTCCTTATACGATGAACTTTCTTTAAAAATCACCATCTCAATTGTATGATTGACGTAACAATTGTCATTGTCCCATCTACCAGAATGCATAACCAAAATAGCCAATGAAGCCATTTTCAGATGTTCtgtctaaaaaaataaattatatacatatacatttgtaagCTTAAGAATTTCAACAGcaaacaaaacatatatttattcaaattctAGCAACTTAAGTTTTTAACTTCTacacattttcaaattatttgaaaagcctttatatggacaaaattaaagttttatacAATTATACAATTAACCCAAAAAGACTAATATGTATATACCTGTTAAATTCATATAAACATACAACAGttctatacaattatataattcgCCAAAAACACTAAataagtatatgtatataactaACTGATTCGAATAAACATACAACAATTTCATACAGTTATACAATTGTCCAAAAAACAGTAAATCGATATATGTATATAACGAACAGATTCGAATTAAGATAAAATAGTCTAATACACTTATACAATTCACCCAAAAATAGTTAATAAGTATATGTGCAAAATTCGTCTAAACATTCATCAGTTTCATATACTTATACATATTATTAATatccaaaaaaagaaataggatGAAGATGTACTGtattaaacataaatataatagtTTAATACATGAAATCAGCGAATCTCAGATATCATATACAAGtccaaacacaaaaataatatgaacTCAGCCAATCTCATATCAGAAATTCAACATAATCAACAACTTTatcacatttttttctaaatttcaaaattaactaGTCAAATCGATAGGGATAGAATATGCAAAGCTCAATATACATTCAACTGAATCAATGAAAGTGAAAAAGGAAATCTGATTTTGAACACTATTGTTGacaaacacaaaaacaaaatcagaTTATGTTTTCGTCATGAAATTACGTCATGTTTCTATCTATGGAATCAAATTTATCTTGCTTGTTTGATACCTTCAAtagtttgattgatttttgAACTGACATATAAAATGTATCAATGATGTCTAAGATTATACAGAAACACACTTCCGTAGCAAACTCAAATTTTGCTACGTAACGCAATTTTGAAAAGTTTGTCATAACCTAAAATTAagagttttatattttctatatataaaatttgccCTATATTATATTAGTAAATTAGGtgtaataataattgatattattGCATTAATAAATTAGCTGTAGGAATAATTGataatagataaaataaaagtgCATCCACGGGGAATTGAACCCATGCTCGCTGCCCTTCAAAGCTTTCGCTGGCATTTGAAACCAATGAGCTAAGACTCTTTTATGTTATTAGTGTAACACCTCGTATCCAAAATAAACCAGCAACaaactttttcataaaatcTACAGGTGAAACAGACGGTgttcatcgacggaccgtagcctgaaccacggtccatCTTGAACATCCGTCGATTAGGtcagaaacccccaaaatcgctgcctacgaaaatttgactaagtgtcgaacGACGGACGGACCGATGGTCCGTAGTTCAGACTACAGTCCGTAGTCTGTATCCGTCAATCAAAACTCCATTTACCACTCTCTGAtaagaaccacgattgaccagcacggtccgtagatgTACATAAGGTCCGTAGGTCTGATCGTAGGTGAGAAATAGCAGACAGCTAGagggaaaatgcagttgggtcaacttcagatggtcataaatcttagcacaaaatgaattaggtatcccatgacctaccaaaatatagataatttaattagctAATTATATCCACCGACCTTGttaaaatcagacctctgagAAAAAAGTTATgctcattttagtaaaggcctatcgAACAGGGCCAACCTACGGACAAAACAATAGACTGccgatggaacgacggaccgtctgtcTAGGTCGTCATTTGTTCCTACAGAAATTAaatcaggggtcttttggtctttttcaaCTTCGTTTAAAACCTAAGacacgtcgttttgaccctaaatctgtaacaccttgaaaatccaagatactttgtaaagcctaacataggtttcataAGGTCTAAGTACTTTTTCTAAGTCCattaaatgaatataggtgatttaggaggtttaagaaccaaaatgtccaagaacgtccgtgACGTCcaggaagttggttcaaaggggtgttagtgtgccttagcctatttgactaacttttaggagtcggaaatgaaCAAAAATTGTTGGAAAGGTtgctaataggtgtttgagttgtttcattattgaaacgtccaggtacgactccccaaggactaaaCAAGGGCCCTTGAGGGGGACCCTACCGTTTGAAGTAACATTGCCTGTCAGTTTGCATCGATGGGACATAAGACGACCCGTGTGTGGtccaacggggcgtcgatgccactaTCGTCACACATTTAGTCTTGTTGAGAAGTTCCCTTCACCCACACAGtatctgaactcatcgacggagtacAGAGGTGCAGGCCACAGTctgtgtgtggatcgacggggcgtcgatgcgaCCGTCGTCCCACACATAGCGAATGCATGGAATCACCtcgcctgcacagtctctgaagTCATCGATGAAGTGCAGGACGAAGGGGTAAGGGACCGTCGACTCgcagacggcccgtcgatcggggtctcaTCTATGAGGGTCGAGTTCtctaatttatttaagttagttccatttaattagttagggggttaggtgattaattaggggtgtaagggagtctaattaagtttattaagacccaatataaataacctcaaccctcattaatcaaaagacaactctcaaataaactctcttccttctctctctagttgaactcaccattgaagactagaaaggattagggtttggggCTTGAAAGggatgaattcaccatcaaattgttgtcaaacgttaaggtgtgggatctaattcacctttaagactcttttctcaaagggttccttcaaaatagatttcaaaagttgagttttcttatgggtttcattcaattacgaaattgaagttatgaattgagttgtgaatgatttctttaggttatattgaatagataaacatgtaatttacatttttatggtaattgttgatggtttggtctaaattgaagaatatgatcctctatccctaacactaggttgtgatcttgacctatattgtattatgatcattcaattgagttgtttgttgattagattactatcctatgatattattcttattaaattaagatgaattataggcctatcatgcaaTTTATTGAGATGTtctttaggttatgaattgtaatgtgaaattagcctatgtatcttgtcttaagttgtgAGCTAgtgttgaattatgttatagagatgcaattggccttattatcttattggttatcattgtgtgatgatgttactccccaaattgagttgagttatgggttgatggtaagacctcgatgttagactatgaagaagacttgataagtcttaggatatctatctttatttccaattgtgataaattgttgttaagtcatgatattacattggagtatgccttgtactagaattatagggtggtatgatgttaaattgaaatgtcttgactatgttgtgaggttaatttaggtgtatgtgatataagtatggtgaaaactatcagtgtgccttgatatgctatgaaatgctgaTGTGATAatctcacttatatgaattttgatgaaaggaattatactcatacaatttttattgagctattgatgatgatgattatacaaggggtagaccctatggcctaaattaagctatgattgataaataCTTAGAGCTTGTTtggttcagcttaaaagctggtcaaactgacttaaaagctggtttttgacttatatagttgtttggcaatactcaaaataacttattttaagttaaaaaaaaaacttatcttaagccaaaagttaaaaactggggtaggggtgcttttttttttttttagcttataagctgttttaagttgaccacgtttttatctttttgcccttaatatttttatacaatctccaaattacccacataaccctaacatctctttctttcatttttcccttttcacgtttggcataacaacttcagcacttttatccaaacgcataactgcttattttaaaaataagtttcagcactttcaaaagtacttttttaaagctgcttttattaagcccatccaaacgggcccttagtcatttcaaaaagggactctagcttagcaccgagtgaactagattgaggattgtcccttcccacatagggaaggtaggtacACTACATTACACTTGAGATTGGAAACTacaatgcatggcgcataaagagggtcccaactaaatctcctagttcttaaactatgttgtccccataagaatactagctagtgcaTCCACGTAGTTggtatgtttcatgttttggtactaccttgaaaagtagtccgccttcttttggtgtacggttttatgacaccggattccacactagctcacgtggtatatgtttgttagggcaagatgttcccaaaaaagtaaaatgaattaaaggacttgaactctaacttatagaacctaagaggtctagccttagtctaggtaggggtatgagactctacctaaacattgcactagttggtcTTGAGGGGATTATTATAAGAAGGTTCTCTATATGTTTATGCTATGATGATATATAATGTGTGTATGATGACtatggcacattgttgatactacatGTTGATTACTTCACTTTTGAGTATGCCTTGGGtcataatgttaatatatgatgtaatgtaagcttaaatgttatgttatgtaaagttggacattggtcttgttttcttgttgaggatacttgatttaGCAAGCTATGGGGCTTTGctagtcattgcacttgttgacttgataaggactcatgagtagttgtcttgcttattattatgattaactcttattcatttttgtgatgtcattccttgatgatagggttgtagtaaatcatggttttcaAGCATGTTGTGATATGTAGTACATGTGGAGTGCTAACcgcattttcttcccttttcccaagcattttaggtttcgatcgttgaagagtttggaaggcgacattgttgaaggcttggattcttcctttcatccaagtggggtaggtcctcaactttcgaggtcAATGCCATCCTCTAGCTTACAGATTTTATGTTATGAGCTTAATgactctttcatttcctttcttttaattaagtattttagtttcgtatgacctatatgtggtcttgttggatttaTATAAGGGCTATTCCCATATTatgataatcgtttagatggtatgagatgacacaattgttgagactatttctatattttacatatctgtatgtgcaataaaagtagaaggctatgtaaccttcatatacaaagggtctatgtatactctgtatgaatatatattatgtgtatgtagaggtatatttaaacctccaagtagttataatgaaagtttaaaaattttccacgtttttcaacctatgaatgtaatgacacgAGACAAAGTGGCTattcttagtccttgaaaaggacgccgacgccggttacgtctaggaaATATACTTGGATATgacaaaatcatcatattttagtcaatttaagcctataaacataactaaaacttatctatgtcaaatcattaatcaaaaacttaaaaaattaggagcaagaaaggagaaaaaaggtcaagaaccctagttcaagaacgcagcaaGGTTCCAGCCCccaaatctaagtgtttctccaTTAAATTTCATCACAGGTATGTAGATTTCACTAGtgagttcctttcacccattgggtccctagttttcaatcagttcttgattctcgtatcatgattaaacttagagtttctagaactttgatagaacttcatgaatttactaagtatatgttccaaatcagatttgTAAAGTTGTTTTTCAGTTTATTGCATAAATTTTAGAACCCttgctttgtatttctttagttttt
This portion of the Solanum pennellii chromosome 12, SPENNV200 genome encodes:
- the LOC114075312 gene encoding LOW QUALITY PROTEIN: probable E3 ubiquitin-protein ligase rbrA (The sequence of the model RefSeq protein was modified relative to this genomic sequence to represent the inferred CDS: deleted 1 base in 1 codon), translating into MSKVDPTSLNSVVIAMAENDNGHKSGDDDINLQTILFYSAQFYSGKDFESSSNLGVGKNPMEIEYSYILDSINHKNGDSSCRFCEICEDVFPLPDTMISGTNCNHRYCVECIQDYIGKNINEIIHEVAIRCPAYYCKEILDIDLIMPIDFLIRVRDVSRVMKVFASPVVIDCPYMDCMGKLIDDQQEYPIRACPKCWNLFCVHCKSLHLGMTCEIYQFSRQLNLLYWQQQYGGYCNEIEKAEEEEEEEEEEEEEEEEEEEEEEEAP